GATTGTAGTTCTGGGAATTTTATTGGGAcaaggtttagggtttatgatAGATAATAGAAATGAGTGGTGAATTGTAAAGCTTAGGGGGTCAATTAGTTGTTTTGATAAAGTAGAGGACCTGTATGAAATATTCCGTTGATTCATTTCATGCGGCAACATTTTCTTTTCGATCGGTCCCCAAAAAATGTCACATTTCTTATATGATAAGTATTTAAAggtatattttctcttttatcctTATGATACCACTTAATTTTATATACAGAACTCTTAACACATttatgagaaaagaaaaaaaaagtaaatttaccTTTTTGTAAGACAATTTGATAAACATTTTAaagtcttcattattttttaaacaatatCTTCCGTTAAATGTTACAACATAAAATGAGAtggagaaaataattaaattaagcaTAGAAGGTTCGGGAGCTGAGTTCTCTCTCCTCCAAGTGATCGGCATGAGTTGCGGTGTagtaataaaaattgtttcactCTTAAGTAAAAATCTCACATTTGAATCCTACATAGAAAATTATGTAAGTGCACacctaaataaaatatgtaatgcGTAAATTAAATTCAGTTAGAGCTCAATGTGAATTTCAAACAccaggtaaatttttttaaaaaatgcataatttggagaaataaatattataatgtaGTTGAAAAATGTGTCTAATTTGgagaaataatatttgattgaattaaattattttgagattaattatttttataagtcaTTCCTTTATATATATGAGATAATTTATCTCATCAAAACATTGTTTGATTAAGAAAAAGCTATTTACGATTAATTATCTCATGATAATTTATGTAAGAATAAGTTAATTCacattatatatgaaataacttattttattaatatgatatAAACAATATGTGGAGTAATATACTCATacattttatcttaaaattattatactttataAACTCCTCGGACCAAACAAACTCCTAGGATATAAATAATCCGAAAACTATGTAATAGAATTCAAATACCTACTATATTAATCTATATTATATAtccaaaattattatatcttatCCTTTTACGTCAAACgactataaaatataatattttttttttaacactttTATAAAGCAGTCCAATGGCAGAGCAACAACACTAATCCCATTCCACCTAAAGTTAAGCTCAGCAAAGACACCTTTCTCTGAGAAAAAAATGGCCGCCGCAGCACCTCCACCGCCGCCGTCGCctacacccgacgtcatctCCGAGGACTTGCTTCCGACTGGATACAATGTCTTCTCCCGAATTCGGCTTGCCACCATCGTCGACGTTCCTCATATCCACAAACTCATCCACCAGATGGCCGTCTTTGAGAGACTCACCCATCTCTTCTCCGCCACAGAATCTTCACTTTCCTCCACTCTCTTCCCTGAAAACTCCCCACCTCCGTTCACCTCCTTCACCGTTTTCCTTCTCGAAGTTTCTCAAACCCCTTTCCCTCTAATCGACCAAAACTACCCAAATTTCACCCCTATACATAAAACGGTAAATCTGGATCTCCCGATTACCGACCCGCAAGCGGAATCGTTCAGATCGTGTGGAAATGATGTTGTGGTTGCTGGATTTGTGTTGTTTTTCCCTAACTATTCGACTTTCTTAGCGAAACCTGGGTTTTACATCGAGGATATATTTGTGAGGGAGTGTTATAGGAGGAAAGGTTTTGGGAAGATGTTGTTGTCAGCTGTGGCTGCTCAGGCGGCGAAAATGGGTTATGGAAGAGTGGAATGGGTGGTTCTAGATTGGAACGTGAATGCGATCAAGTTTTATGAAGAAATGGGAGCTCAAGTTATGCAGGAATGGAGGGTTTGTAGGCTGACTGGTGATGCCCTTCAAGCCTTTGCAAATGTCTAACATTTGAGTTTGAAATTGTCTTCAATTTTACACCCAATACTCCACTCCACTGTTATGTGTGTGGATGTAAGTGTTATCAGTAGGAATTAAATAAAGAATTTCACTTGTGTTGcaatttgatctttttttctCAGCTTGTGATACTGTGTTTTGAATGATAGTTTTACTTCTATGTGATTAGAAAGGTTTATTTCTAGCATAAAGTTTCTTCCTTTGACATATGCTTTACGGAGCAATATAGTCCATcgaaaacaacctctctattCGTAACAAGAGTACCATCACCTAAACATCTCAAACCCATGAGattacactaaatatattataagactttggaacaACTAGTAAATCGGAACGACTTAGTTTGAACAACGAAGGGTGATTATGAGGAGCTATAGGAACATTGAATAGATGTTTGAACAATAGGAGTTGCGATTCAATATACAATTAGTGTCAATATTATTAGGTTGCTTAAAGAAAACGTAAGCAAGCAAATTTCATGATAAATATCTTCTAATTTTAGGTATAGTGGCATAACAAGAATATATTTGGGAAGTTTGTAGAAGCTGGACTTTGACAAGAATATATTTGGTGTTGGTGATGATAATGAAGGCAGAGGAAAGCATAAACATGGTGGAAGTTTATTTCAGTCTTGAATGAACTCAAAGTTCATCGCCGCGCATGGCAAATCCAAGATTTTAATCTAgggattcaaaatataaaaataacaaagtaaattttaaatccCGAAAGCAGAGAGTCAACCTAGAAGATTTTTAGAATATCATGAATATACGATGCAATTAATCATCGAAGGGGTTCACATGAAATACATAACTACACCATAGATCCACCCCTGCTTGCCAACCTTGACTTACAAGTGGGTGGCACTGGCCAatagttatttcaaaaaaacttaaaaagtcTATGTAAAATTACATTGAAAACTAGGATTTTGACTTCTTGCCACACAAAATGGAACAAAGGGATTGCCACAACAATATCAATAACAAATTGTTACCTCTTTTGTTGACCCAATCACcaaatatattcaataattCATCACATCAGGAAAAAGCTTATCCCTGTATAAGATATATATCCTAAATTACTTTCTGGCAAAATTTTCTCTGTATGCAAATGTACAATAGGAAACTACCACTGCGAAAAGAAGGGGTAAAAACATTTGCCCCCACGCACGCATGATAAAAGGTCAGCATGCCTCAAGGACTTCAGAAGAGCAGTTCCTCAGCTGCTCTTTTATACATCATCTGAAAACTAATCTATAAAACCAGCAGACTACTTTATGAAAATATAGCggtaaataatgaataaaaaacaCTTGTCCTTGCATCTAAGGATGATCCCCATAAGGTCCATCATCAACATGTACCTCCAGGAACACCTTGCCTCATGAACTATTCAATCACCTTGAAACTCTAATTCATCAGCTAGAGGTGCTTTTTGCATGTTCTGAGGTATCGAAGAAAAGATTGTTCTTGCAATGAAAGCACCACTTTCTCTATTTCCAGCTCCATTTCAGATCATCGAGTGTAATAGACGTCTCCCTCCTCCCTTCATAGATATGAGGTCTGTGCACATATGTAGTAATGTAGCTCCTCGCGCACATTCTTCACATAGATGAATTACAGTTCATAAGATGTCT
The sequence above is a segment of the Solanum lycopersicum chromosome 10, SLM_r2.1 genome. Coding sequences within it:
- the LOC101258115 gene encoding GCN5-related N-acetyltransferase 8, encoding MAAAAPPPPPSPTPDVISEDLLPTGYNVFSRIRLATIVDVPHIHKLIHQMAVFERLTHLFSATESSLSSTLFPENSPPPFTSFTVFLLEVSQTPFPLIDQNYPNFTPIHKTVNLDLPITDPQAESFRSCGNDVVVAGFVLFFPNYSTFLAKPGFYIEDIFVRECYRRKGFGKMLLSAVAAQAAKMGYGRVEWVVLDWNVNAIKFYEEMGAQVMQEWRVCRLTGDALQAFANV